One segment of Paenibacillus rhizovicinus DNA contains the following:
- a CDS encoding ABC transporter substrate-binding protein, whose amino-acid sequence MKGLQRKGVSVLTAAFAVSLLLAGCGSNDNSSSTADGSSDSGGNNAAAANNANGSGTDSNGANTATNSNGGATGAANLKPYTIKWFVPGAAAQKDQAEVNEEVSKYLKDKINASFDLEVIDWGSWDDKMNLKFASSEPFDLLYTAAWNGFTTKISQGNIIDMTGLIDKDAPQAKAVIEPALLEGSKVNGKNYGMPTNKEMATQWGVMLRKDLVDKYSIDITTIKKLEDLEPYFDTIKDKEPGVTPFYLNKDTSLLSVWNSNNFDHYDIAAGTLPLGQSDFKLVDGLETPQAKAGYDLIHSWYQKGYVNKDAATLQDLSGGLKAGKAFAYPEQLKPGKDAEASTATGVQWVQVELTQPIIGTGDTQGAMTSISRTSKDPDRAMMFLNLLYTDKYLVNLIAFGIEGKHYKKVDDNTIDFADGVTAQTSGYNLNQAWLFGNQFNDYLWTNEDPQKWQKFMDFNKAAKNDTLLGFVFDPTNVKTETATIANVRKEFDSGLQSGTLDPNVYLPKYIDKMKAAGIEKVIAEEQKQLDAWRAAKGQ is encoded by the coding sequence ATGAAAGGCCTACAACGCAAGGGAGTATCCGTATTAACGGCCGCCTTCGCAGTTTCGCTGCTGCTGGCGGGCTGCGGAAGCAACGACAATTCGAGCAGCACTGCCGACGGCAGCTCCGATTCCGGCGGCAATAACGCCGCGGCAGCGAATAACGCGAACGGCAGCGGGACGGATAGCAACGGCGCGAATACAGCGACGAACAGCAACGGCGGCGCGACAGGCGCGGCGAATCTGAAGCCGTACACGATCAAATGGTTCGTGCCGGGCGCTGCGGCCCAGAAGGATCAAGCGGAGGTCAACGAGGAAGTCAGCAAATACTTGAAGGACAAAATCAATGCCTCCTTCGACCTCGAAGTCATCGACTGGGGCAGCTGGGACGACAAGATGAACTTGAAATTCGCTTCCAGCGAACCGTTCGATCTCTTGTACACGGCAGCTTGGAACGGTTTCACGACGAAGATTTCCCAAGGCAACATCATCGACATGACGGGTTTGATCGATAAGGATGCGCCGCAAGCGAAAGCCGTCATCGAGCCCGCGCTGCTCGAAGGCTCCAAAGTGAACGGGAAGAACTACGGCATGCCGACCAATAAGGAAATGGCCACCCAATGGGGCGTCATGCTCCGCAAAGACCTCGTGGACAAGTACAGCATCGACATTACGACGATCAAGAAGCTGGAAGACCTTGAGCCTTACTTCGATACGATCAAGGATAAAGAGCCCGGCGTTACGCCGTTCTATCTGAACAAAGACACTTCGCTGCTGAGCGTATGGAACAGCAATAATTTCGATCACTACGACATCGCCGCCGGAACGCTTCCGCTCGGGCAATCGGACTTCAAGCTGGTCGACGGCCTTGAAACGCCTCAGGCGAAGGCCGGATACGATCTCATTCATTCCTGGTATCAAAAAGGCTACGTCAACAAAGACGCGGCAACGCTGCAAGATTTGAGCGGCGGTCTGAAAGCGGGCAAGGCATTCGCTTATCCGGAGCAGCTGAAGCCGGGCAAAGACGCGGAAGCCAGCACGGCAACGGGCGTGCAATGGGTACAGGTCGAGCTGACGCAGCCGATCATCGGAACCGGCGACACGCAAGGCGCGATGACGTCGATCTCCAGAACGTCCAAAGACCCTGACCGCGCGATGATGTTCCTGAACTTGCTGTATACGGACAAATACCTGGTCAACTTGATCGCTTTCGGCATCGAAGGCAAGCATTACAAGAAAGTCGACGACAACACGATCGATTTCGCGGACGGCGTGACGGCGCAAACCTCGGGCTACAACCTGAACCAAGCCTGGCTGTTCGGCAACCAGTTCAACGATTACCTGTGGACGAACGAGGATCCGCAGAAGTGGCAGAAGTTCATGGACTTCAATAAAGCGGCGAAGAACGACACTTTGCTCGGTTTCGTCTTCGATCCGACGAACGTGAAGACGGAGACGGCAACGATTGCGAACGTCCGCAAGGAGTTCGATTCCGGGCTCCAATCCGGCACGTTGGATCCGAACGTGTACCTGCCGAAGTATATCGACAAGATGAAAGCGGCCGGCATCGAGAAAGTTATTGCCGAAGAGCAGAAGCAGCTCGACGCATGGCGGGCAGCGAAAGGCCAATAA
- a CDS encoding phytanoyl-CoA dioxygenase family protein has translation MENKVLSKEQIEHFIERGWVKVEEAFPRELALECQQFIWDKLARFGVGREERSTWEEPMYYLREAYSGGAFDRCNTERMADAIEDLTGHGRWIDRGVYGKEEVVATWGWWPVNFALGADRPWTVPTSGWHWDGGHFRHFVDSPDQGLLCLCIFSEIGKHGGGTLIIEGSHKVVAKFLEKHPEGLEPQEGIDMLNLEHPYLSELTGLTGAGTEDPDRVQRFMDEWHTDADGFRLRVAETTASPGDIILCHPFLYHTPSQNHSGNPRFMCNQKTPLKERMHFDRMNPDDYSPVEISIRGALGRK, from the coding sequence GTGGAAAACAAAGTGTTGTCGAAGGAACAAATCGAGCATTTCATCGAACGCGGCTGGGTAAAGGTCGAAGAGGCGTTCCCGCGCGAGCTGGCCTTGGAATGCCAGCAATTCATTTGGGATAAGCTGGCCCGATTCGGCGTTGGCCGGGAAGAGCGAAGCACCTGGGAAGAGCCGATGTACTATCTGCGGGAAGCTTACAGCGGAGGCGCCTTCGACCGTTGCAACACGGAGCGGATGGCCGATGCCATCGAGGATTTGACCGGGCACGGACGCTGGATCGACCGGGGCGTGTACGGGAAGGAAGAGGTCGTCGCCACTTGGGGCTGGTGGCCGGTTAACTTCGCGCTCGGCGCCGATCGGCCGTGGACGGTGCCGACAAGCGGCTGGCATTGGGACGGCGGCCATTTCCGCCATTTCGTGGACAGTCCCGATCAAGGGCTGCTATGCTTGTGCATCTTCTCGGAGATCGGCAAACATGGCGGCGGAACGCTGATCATAGAGGGATCGCACAAGGTCGTGGCGAAATTTCTAGAGAAACATCCCGAAGGCCTTGAACCGCAGGAAGGCATCGACATGCTGAATCTGGAGCATCCGTATCTGTCGGAGCTGACCGGGCTGACCGGAGCGGGGACGGAGGATCCCGACCGGGTCCAGCGGTTCATGGACGAGTGGCATACCGATGCCGACGGCTTCCGGCTGCGCGTTGCCGAAACGACGGCTTCCCCGGGCGACATCATCCTATGTCATCCTTTTCTGTATCACACGCCATCCCAGAATCACTCCGGCAATCCGCGCTTCATGTGCAACCAGAAGACCCCGCTGAAGGAGCGCATGCATTTCGACCGCATGAATCCCGATGACTACTCGCCCGTGGAAATCAGTATTCGGGGAGCGCTGGGAAGGAAGTAG
- a CDS encoding response regulator codes for MYNLLVVDDEKYAVEAVLNCIDWPSAGVTGLFSAYGVESAKEQLLANPIDIIVCDIEMPGSNGLELLEWVNEHKPDTLTIFFTGHANFAYAQQAIQLGSFDYLLKPVKHKQIAEVVSRACEKLRQERDKRHYSERYEKYAQLWETQKPLLWEKFWQDVLGARVIMNDERLGQAIRTYGLPIQPETRVRPILLSVEEFREAFSKRDEEILEYALLKSAEEMFLESRRGAVFRDAGGILFVLLYEDEQTLDDRELTRICRTYMEASSTYFYCRLSCYVGEPAAIGGLTETYHALLEMEQSNVAAPETLLFLRDYGFERSGMRQAQAPSYIDWAEWTVLFESGKKTELMDRLNAAFKELAAQPVTHESLEAVYYLLLHMVYHVSHRKGWPAKEVVGGKLLGDERAATRSLSRLKSWAERLLAAGMDYFSHHEGDHRANIEKVKKYVQTHIRDVNREDIAAHVYLNSAYLSRLFKKETGQSLMDFIIMAKINQAKILLTETNQKISDIGESLGYENFSYFGKVFKKTVGITPQEYRKRYQGIVG; via the coding sequence ATGTATAATTTGCTCGTCGTCGATGATGAGAAATATGCCGTTGAAGCGGTTCTGAACTGCATCGACTGGCCGTCCGCCGGCGTAACCGGATTGTTCAGCGCTTATGGCGTCGAAAGCGCCAAGGAGCAGCTGCTTGCGAACCCGATCGATATCATCGTGTGCGATATCGAGATGCCCGGCAGCAACGGTCTCGAGCTGCTGGAATGGGTCAACGAGCACAAGCCGGACACGCTGACGATATTTTTCACCGGACATGCTAATTTCGCTTACGCGCAGCAGGCCATTCAATTGGGCAGCTTCGATTACTTGCTGAAGCCCGTCAAACATAAACAGATCGCCGAAGTCGTCTCGCGGGCATGCGAGAAGCTGCGGCAGGAGCGGGACAAGCGGCATTATTCGGAGCGATACGAGAAATACGCCCAGCTATGGGAAACGCAGAAGCCGCTCTTGTGGGAGAAGTTCTGGCAGGACGTGCTCGGCGCGCGCGTGATCATGAACGACGAGCGGCTCGGGCAGGCCATCCGCACGTATGGACTGCCGATTCAACCGGAGACGCGGGTCAGGCCGATTCTGCTCAGCGTGGAGGAATTCCGCGAAGCATTCAGCAAGCGGGACGAGGAGATTCTGGAGTACGCGCTGCTCAAGAGCGCGGAGGAGATGTTTCTGGAATCCCGCCGGGGAGCCGTCTTCAGGGATGCGGGAGGCATTCTGTTCGTGCTGCTTTACGAGGATGAGCAGACGCTGGACGATCGTGAACTAACGCGGATTTGCAGAACGTATATGGAAGCGTCGTCCACGTATTTCTACTGCCGCTTGTCCTGTTACGTGGGCGAGCCGGCGGCGATCGGCGGTCTGACGGAGACCTACCATGCCTTGCTCGAGATGGAGCAGAGCAACGTGGCGGCGCCGGAAACGCTGCTGTTCCTGCGGGATTACGGCTTCGAGCGGAGCGGCATGCGGCAGGCGCAGGCGCCGTCCTATATCGACTGGGCCGAATGGACCGTGCTGTTCGAATCGGGGAAGAAGACGGAGCTAATGGATCGGCTGAACGCGGCGTTCAAGGAGCTTGCCGCGCAGCCGGTCACGCACGAGTCGTTGGAGGCCGTCTACTATTTGCTCTTGCATATGGTGTACCATGTCTCCCACCGGAAAGGCTGGCCGGCCAAAGAAGTGGTCGGCGGCAAGCTGCTCGGAGACGAACGCGCGGCCACGAGGTCGCTCTCCCGCCTGAAGAGCTGGGCGGAACGGCTGCTCGCGGCCGGCATGGATTACTTCAGCCACCACGAGGGCGATCACCGCGCGAATATCGAGAAGGTGAAGAAGTACGTCCAAACCCATATCCGGGATGTCAACCGGGAGGATATCGCCGCGCATGTCTATTTGAATTCCGCCTATCTGTCCCGCCTCTTCAAGAAGGAGACCGGCCAGTCGCTGATGGATTTCATCATCATGGCCAAGATCAACCAAGCCAAGATTCTGCTGACGGAAACGAACCAGAAGATCAGCGATATCGGCGAATCCTTGGGCTACGAGAACTTCTCGTACTTCGGCAAAGTGTTCAAGAAGACGGTCGGCATTACGCCTCAGGAGTATCGCAAGCGCTATCAAGGCATCGTCGGCTGA
- a CDS encoding sugar-binding protein — protein MLVEWNGRKAALSLCMALLLVFVSLGLPAKPAAAAGTTYYVDSVSGSDGNNGTSTGTPWKTLSKINGQSFTAGDSILFKAGSAWTGTLSPISSGSSTGQITFGKYGTGADPIINGGGAEEAIKLFNVQYVTVQNLEITNDAAAVAKRHGILVAGQGVGTLNSIYLNNLNIHNVKGISDRDASPENMYYNAAIYITVWDGAAGSTLSRFNDLRIENNQIHDISTIGIYSNGTGTQYNDSTAATWYTNLKISNNVINRTGADGIVVGYGNGAVIDHNTVYNAGVNGTNHRWIAAVWSWSSKDSTFQYNEVARTHFQSGVDNDSMAFDTDLNTYGTHLYQYNYSHDNTGGFFMSTGNLQNGQDIVRYNISQNDHHQHWSTATIVDGNPAHFYNNTFYNGDGSGFVIHGNKIASWDGDTLNNSYENNIFFVSGGGTVSLPSVHQYDHNLYYGFTAPAGDTHAVTGNPLFVNGGSGGDGRSTVDGYKLQSGSPAIDSGKTITGNGGLDFWGAALYNGSPDIGASEYTGSTTTSASLSAAQTATPMTIDGSLSEASWSIAANVAKTISGVPNNTVKFGAAWDSTYLYVGVQALDSALYKDSTDMYNDDSFDIYVDADHNKGTSYDSHDRQFAIRWNDSAGLFERSGNTTGVLHAVANITGGFSGEIAIPWSNLGITPAAGTVIGLDIANNDDDDGGDRNSQLMWSGTGNNWTDTSAFGNLTLTAGGPLVNNAYYKIVNRQSGKILGPESGASTDGTQVEQWSDLGSTYQQWQAIDLGGGYFKFKNRANGKIMEIYGASLADGASCAIYSDSGNWNQHWSLTSAGSGYYKLVNRQSGKLLDMSGVSLVDGGDAIQYYDNGGQNQQWSFVQVP, from the coding sequence ATGTTGGTTGAATGGAACGGAAGGAAAGCGGCTTTAAGCTTGTGCATGGCCTTACTGCTCGTGTTTGTATCGCTAGGATTGCCGGCGAAGCCTGCCGCGGCGGCGGGAACGACGTATTACGTCGACTCGGTGTCGGGCAGCGACGGCAATAACGGCACAAGCACGGGCACCCCTTGGAAGACGCTGTCCAAGATCAACGGGCAGTCCTTCACCGCGGGCGACAGCATCCTGTTCAAAGCCGGAAGCGCATGGACGGGCACGCTCAGTCCGATCAGCTCCGGAAGCAGCACGGGCCAGATCACGTTCGGCAAGTACGGTACGGGCGCGGATCCGATTATCAACGGAGGCGGCGCGGAAGAAGCGATCAAGCTGTTCAACGTGCAGTACGTGACCGTGCAGAATCTCGAGATTACCAACGACGCCGCGGCAGTCGCGAAACGGCACGGCATCCTGGTTGCAGGCCAGGGGGTCGGCACGCTGAACAGCATTTACTTGAACAATCTGAACATCCATAATGTCAAAGGCATCTCCGACCGCGACGCCTCGCCGGAGAATATGTACTATAACGCGGCCATTTACATTACGGTGTGGGATGGAGCCGCAGGTTCTACGCTCTCGCGTTTCAATGATTTGCGCATCGAGAACAATCAAATTCACGACATCTCCACGATCGGCATCTACTCCAACGGGACCGGCACGCAGTATAACGACTCAACGGCCGCGACCTGGTATACCAACCTCAAAATCAGCAACAACGTCATCAACCGGACGGGGGCCGACGGCATCGTGGTCGGTTACGGCAACGGCGCAGTCATCGACCACAACACGGTGTACAATGCGGGCGTGAACGGCACGAATCACCGCTGGATCGCCGCAGTCTGGTCCTGGTCGTCCAAGGACTCCACGTTCCAATACAACGAAGTGGCGAGAACGCATTTTCAATCCGGCGTGGACAACGATTCCATGGCGTTCGACACCGACCTCAACACCTACGGCACGCATCTCTACCAATACAACTACTCCCACGACAACACCGGCGGCTTCTTCATGAGCACGGGCAACTTGCAGAACGGTCAGGATATCGTGCGCTACAACATCAGCCAGAACGACCATCATCAGCACTGGAGCACGGCCACGATCGTCGACGGCAATCCGGCGCATTTCTATAACAACACCTTCTATAACGGCGACGGCTCCGGCTTCGTCATTCACGGCAACAAGATCGCTTCCTGGGACGGCGATACGCTGAACAATTCGTACGAGAACAATATTTTCTTCGTATCGGGCGGCGGAACGGTAAGCCTTCCTTCCGTGCATCAGTACGATCATAACCTGTATTACGGCTTCACGGCTCCGGCCGGCGATACGCATGCGGTCACGGGCAACCCGCTGTTCGTAAACGGAGGCTCCGGCGGAGACGGACGTTCGACCGTCGACGGCTACAAGCTGCAATCCGGTTCGCCGGCGATCGACAGCGGCAAGACGATTACGGGCAACGGCGGTCTCGATTTCTGGGGCGCGGCGCTCTATAACGGCTCGCCGGATATCGGAGCAAGCGAATATACGGGATCGACGACGACCTCGGCTTCCTTGTCGGCAGCGCAAACGGCAACGCCGATGACGATCGACGGCAGCTTGAGCGAAGCCAGCTGGTCGATTGCCGCGAACGTCGCGAAAACGATCAGCGGCGTGCCCAACAATACGGTCAAATTCGGCGCGGCGTGGGACAGCACATATCTGTACGTCGGCGTGCAGGCGCTCGATTCCGCGTTGTACAAGGATTCGACGGACATGTACAACGACGATTCCTTCGATATCTACGTGGATGCCGATCATAACAAAGGCACGAGCTACGATTCGCATGACCGGCAGTTCGCGATCCGCTGGAACGATTCCGCCGGCCTGTTCGAGCGGAGCGGGAATACGACGGGCGTGCTTCACGCGGTAGCCAATATCACGGGCGGCTTCAGCGGCGAAATCGCCATTCCGTGGAGTAATCTCGGGATTACGCCGGCCGCCGGAACCGTGATCGGGCTGGACATTGCCAACAACGACGATGACGACGGCGGCGACCGCAACAGCCAACTCATGTGGAGCGGTACGGGCAATAACTGGACGGATACGTCCGCCTTCGGCAACCTGACCTTAACCGCGGGCGGCCCGCTTGTAAACAACGCGTACTACAAGATCGTGAACCGCCAAAGCGGCAAAATTCTCGGCCCGGAAAGCGGCGCTTCGACGGACGGCACGCAGGTCGAGCAATGGTCGGATCTCGGTTCGACGTATCAGCAGTGGCAGGCCATCGATCTTGGCGGCGGGTATTTCAAATTCAAGAACAGGGCGAACGGCAAGATCATGGAGATTTACGGAGCCTCCTTGGCGGACGGCGCGAGCTGCGCCATCTATTCGGACAGCGGCAACTGGAACCAGCATTGGTCGCTGACAAGCGCGGGCAGCGGCTATTACAAACTGGTGAACCGCCAAAGCGGTAAACTGCTCGATATGTCCGGCGTGTCGCTCGTCGACGGCGGGGACGCGATCCAATATTACGACAACGGCGGCCAGAACCAGCAGTGGAGCTTCGTTCAAGTGCCATGA
- a CDS encoding ABC transporter permease, with protein MELNTELGKKRFSFGRKVAKNRYLLLMMLPGTLYLLINNYLPMFGTLIAFKKIDMTLHYWWLTSPWIGFDNFKFLFKTSDAWVITRNTVLYNALFITITPIIAVTFAILLNETRNRIAARFYQNIMFLPYFLSAVVVGYLGYSMLSVEFGFINTHVLEPLGMDAVAWYNEPKYWPYILPLVYIWKNIGYSTVIYLAAIIGIDNEYYEAALMDGASKWRQVISITLPQIRPIIVILMLMAVGHILNADFGLFYQVPLDSGSLYPTTNVIDTYVYRALLSLGDIGMSSAAGLYQSAVGFVLVLTVNLIVRKVNKESALF; from the coding sequence ATGGAACTGAACACGGAATTGGGAAAAAAACGCTTCTCCTTCGGCCGCAAGGTGGCCAAGAACCGCTACTTGCTGCTCATGATGCTTCCCGGAACGCTTTACTTGCTGATCAACAACTATTTGCCGATGTTCGGCACGCTCATCGCTTTTAAGAAGATCGATATGACCTTGCATTACTGGTGGCTCACCAGTCCATGGATCGGCTTCGACAACTTCAAGTTTCTGTTCAAAACGTCGGACGCTTGGGTGATTACCCGCAATACGGTATTGTACAACGCCTTGTTTATCACCATTACGCCAATCATTGCCGTTACCTTCGCGATTCTGCTCAATGAGACGCGAAACCGGATCGCCGCCCGATTCTATCAGAACATCATGTTCCTGCCCTACTTCCTCTCGGCGGTCGTCGTCGGCTACCTGGGCTACTCCATGCTCAGCGTGGAATTCGGCTTCATCAATACGCATGTTCTCGAACCGCTCGGCATGGATGCCGTCGCATGGTACAACGAGCCGAAGTATTGGCCGTACATTCTGCCGCTCGTCTATATTTGGAAAAACATCGGGTATTCGACGGTGATCTACTTGGCAGCGATCATCGGCATCGACAACGAGTATTACGAGGCGGCCTTGATGGACGGCGCGTCCAAATGGCGTCAGGTGATCAGCATTACGCTGCCCCAGATCCGGCCGATCATCGTCATTCTCATGCTGATGGCCGTCGGACATATCTTGAACGCCGACTTCGGTCTCTTCTACCAGGTTCCGCTCGATTCCGGCTCGTTGTACCCGACGACCAACGTCATCGATACGTACGTGTATCGCGCCTTGCTTTCCTTGGGCGACATCGGCATGTCTTCCGCCGCAGGCTTATATCAATCCGCGGTCGGCTTCGTGCTCGTCTTGACCGTCAACCTGATCGTTCGCAAAGTCAATAAAGAGAGCGCCTTATTCTAG
- a CDS encoding carbohydrate ABC transporter permease — protein MSSTTVQAPAAAAGVSKTAAKRINSISSGSNLVVNAFFILYSIACLFPILLVISASLSDENAITLHGYSIIPKVWSTAAYHYLSYDMHKILVGYGISIATTIIGSMAGMLMTALYAYPLSRMDFQFRGFFSFFIFFTMIFGGGLVPSYLVYSNILHLKDTLFALIIPGLLMSAFLVLTTRTFFQQTIHPSILESAQIDGAGEFRIFFGIVLPLSLPVMATVGLFYTLGYWNDWFNSLVYINNDKLVNLQYMMYRVMRNLQFLQSNAQSNSAVGAQEIAKIPSETVRMAMCIVGMGPIVLAYPFFQRYFVAGLTVGAVKG, from the coding sequence ATGAGTTCAACAACCGTACAGGCTCCGGCAGCCGCTGCCGGCGTCTCCAAAACGGCAGCCAAACGCATCAATTCCATCTCGAGCGGTTCCAACCTCGTCGTCAACGCGTTCTTCATTCTCTATAGCATCGCCTGCTTGTTTCCGATCCTGCTCGTCATCTCGGCTTCGCTGTCCGACGAGAATGCGATCACGCTTCACGGCTACTCGATTATTCCCAAGGTGTGGAGCACGGCCGCTTATCATTACCTCAGCTACGATATGCATAAAATCCTGGTCGGCTACGGCATCTCGATCGCCACGACGATCATCGGCAGCATGGCCGGCATGCTGATGACGGCCTTGTACGCGTATCCGCTGTCGCGCATGGACTTCCAATTCCGGGGCTTCTTCTCCTTCTTCATCTTCTTCACGATGATTTTCGGCGGCGGTCTCGTTCCCAGTTATCTCGTCTATTCGAATATCCTTCACTTGAAGGATACCTTGTTCGCCTTGATTATTCCGGGACTGCTCATGAGCGCGTTCCTCGTGCTGACGACGCGGACCTTCTTCCAGCAGACGATTCATCCGTCGATACTGGAGTCCGCGCAGATCGACGGGGCCGGCGAGTTTCGCATCTTCTTCGGCATCGTGCTGCCGCTGTCGCTGCCCGTGATGGCAACGGTCGGCTTGTTCTACACGCTGGGCTATTGGAACGACTGGTTCAACAGCCTCGTGTACATCAATAACGACAAATTGGTCAATCTCCAGTACATGATGTACCGGGTGATGCGCAACTTGCAGTTTCTCCAGTCGAACGCCCAGAGCAATTCGGCCGTCGGCGCGCAAGAGATCGCCAAGATTCCGAGCGAAACGGTCCGGATGGCCATGTGCATTGTCGGCATGGGGCCGATCGTGCTCGCTTACCCGTTCTTCCAGCGTTATTTCGTAGCCGGCTTGACGGTCGGCGCAGTGAAGGGCTAG
- a CDS encoding sensor histidine kinase, with protein MNIIVRKKRTLRYKFFIGFIIVTVPLILFLFYNNYYAMNVVREQVSQSNSNLISTQAAKKDIAMGQTVNYLLRQVTNNPSYPNLLTLSSYPEESGDYFFAKQSLLTSFEQDQGAYKEVDTFFVYLDKPKRLITSQRTYWEIERYHEVLDAYMADAKSRKVHEWDILETDNVNYFVRIEQVPGSTAFVGALIKAEKLIDDLNTASSDSGLEQLLVSNAGVPLTATTLTNEDVANIEDSLKKPGSEAYRKFNRSSGLGYLAVSADFEQAPIHLVAIVPENNLLKQLFYFQWAIYLIPVLGLIVILFYSIFLKRTLLKPMQALMSGMRRIMHGDLSVRLKEGSSFEFAFLIETFNGMAGQISRLKIDVYEGMLKKQEAEFKHLQAQINPHFYLNSLNIIYSLSSLRKNDLVEQMTEHLADYFRFITRAHREFITLSEEIDHIANYLEIQKLRFPDKLAFEVDLPERYAGCSLPPLTIQPFIENAVIHGMPEGERLYVISITVKPLQDGSGDCEIVIADNGRGLSPEKLQQLQTGMAEEGEGKGAGGLGIWNVKRRLGMIYGNRADVRFSAGDAGGTVITIRLPIDSDNEGGNNDV; from the coding sequence TTGAATATCATCGTCCGGAAGAAACGAACGCTGCGCTACAAATTTTTCATCGGCTTCATCATCGTCACGGTGCCGCTTATCTTGTTTTTATTTTATAACAACTATTATGCGATGAACGTCGTGCGGGAACAGGTGTCGCAATCCAACAGCAATCTGATCTCCACGCAGGCGGCGAAGAAGGACATCGCCATGGGCCAAACGGTCAATTACCTGCTCAGGCAAGTGACCAACAATCCGTCGTATCCGAATTTGTTAACGCTCTCATCGTACCCGGAGGAAAGCGGCGACTACTTCTTCGCCAAGCAGTCCCTGCTCACTTCGTTCGAACAGGATCAAGGCGCTTATAAAGAAGTGGACACGTTCTTCGTCTACCTGGACAAGCCGAAGAGGCTGATTACCAGCCAGCGGACGTACTGGGAAATCGAACGGTACCATGAGGTGCTGGACGCGTATATGGCCGATGCGAAGAGCCGTAAAGTACATGAGTGGGACATCCTTGAGACCGATAACGTCAATTATTTCGTCCGCATCGAGCAGGTGCCCGGCAGCACGGCATTCGTCGGCGCCTTGATCAAGGCGGAGAAATTAATCGACGATTTGAACACGGCCTCTTCGGATTCCGGGCTGGAGCAGCTGCTCGTCTCCAACGCGGGAGTGCCCTTAACGGCAACCACGCTGACGAACGAGGACGTCGCGAACATCGAGGACAGCTTGAAGAAGCCCGGCAGCGAAGCGTATCGCAAGTTCAACCGCTCGAGCGGGCTCGGTTATCTGGCGGTCAGCGCCGATTTCGAGCAAGCGCCGATTCATTTGGTCGCCATCGTGCCCGAGAACAACCTGTTGAAGCAGCTGTTTTATTTTCAATGGGCCATTTATTTGATTCCGGTCTTGGGATTGATCGTGATTCTGTTCTATTCGATCTTCCTGAAACGGACGCTGCTGAAACCGATGCAGGCGCTGATGTCCGGGATGAGGCGGATCATGCACGGAGATCTGAGCGTCCGGCTGAAGGAAGGCTCTTCGTTCGAATTCGCCTTCCTGATCGAGACGTTCAACGGCATGGCCGGACAGATCAGCAGGCTCAAAATCGACGTCTACGAAGGCATGCTGAAGAAGCAGGAAGCCGAATTCAAACATTTGCAGGCGCAGATCAACCCGCATTTTTACCTGAATTCGCTGAATATCATTTACAGCCTGTCCTCCCTTCGCAAGAACGACCTGGTCGAGCAGATGACGGAGCATCTGGCCGATTACTTCCGATTCATTACGCGGGCGCATCGCGAATTCATTACGCTGTCGGAGGAAATCGATCATATCGCCAACTACCTGGAAATTCAGAAGCTGCGGTTTCCCGACAAGCTTGCGTTCGAGGTAGATCTGCCTGAGCGTTATGCCGGCTGCTCCTTGCCTCCGCTAACGATCCAACCGTTTATCGAGAACGCCGTCATACACGGCATGCCGGAAGGCGAGCGGCTTTACGTCATTTCGATTACGGTCAAACCGCTGCAGGACGGCAGCGGCGACTGCGAAATCGTCATTGCCGATAACGGCCGCGGACTCTCGCCGGAGAAGCTGCAGCAGCTGCAGACCGGCATGGCCGAAGAAGGCGAGGGGAAGGGCGCCGGCGGGCTTGGCATCTGGAACGTCAAACGACGGCTTGGGATGATTTACGGGAACCGCGCGGATGTTCGATTCTCCGCCGGGGATGCGGGCGGCACGGTAATTACCATTCGGCTGCCCATAGACAGCGATAACGAAGGAGGAAACAACGATGTATAA